One window of Patescibacteria group bacterium genomic DNA carries:
- a CDS encoding DUF805 domain-containing protein, producing MNYYITVLKKYAVFSGRAQRAEYWYFFLFHFIFSIVLGIVSAAIGDNINIIIGLLYSLAVFIPGLAVMVRRLHDTNYSGWWLLALLVPLIGILGIFVLLFFLVRDSQPGLNRYGANPKEVATS from the coding sequence ATGAATTATTACATCACGGTTTTAAAAAAATACGCAGTCTTTAGTGGACGTGCACAACGGGCAGAATATTGGTATTTTTTCTTGTTCCATTTTATTTTTAGTATTGTACTTGGTATTGTCAGCGCTGCAATTGGCGACAATATCAATATTATTATTGGACTCCTATATAGCTTAGCAGTATTTATTCCTGGACTTGCGGTCATGGTACGGAGACTCCATGATACTAATTATAGCGGATGGTGGTTGCTTGCGTTGCTAGTCCCATTGATCGGTATACTCGGTATATTTGTTCTACTTTTTTTCTTGGTGCGCGACAGTCAACCAGGATTAAATCGGTATGGCGCAAATCCAAAAGAAGTTGCGACCAGTTAA